The following proteins are encoded in a genomic region of Hydra vulgaris chromosome 05, alternate assembly HydraT2T_AEP:
- the LOC136079913 gene encoding polycystin-2-like protein 2, with translation MQKNHSGLVANNPLQILDQCLEKVKSILVLDPLKIFVVVVVMVLVVKKTDDETENSEVEKQGKRLAFDENWLHKPKDKLKIDSDCITMQPLDYSTVKKMRETRLKHKKMHAVVTELFLHIIYACLVFFIGYFSRSSLTFYQTRNVQELFNLKLRLPANPNIPLFQSKVFNQIQSSQDFWHWVEEFFLPQVFPEPWYNLSDFYTNTDMKDFPGKLFLNDLTSKIVNGIRIRQVRIKPNSCTKADSISKFIAINCLSPYKTALEETRDFDLNWTIPKHYNSTINTLTMPWRYQTWKELDGYPYTASSDTYYGGGYVIEIFSKWKNQVILAQAKSHRWIDRQTRAILIEFALFNAASKNFNMVTMALEFLASGGVVPSFTVLTFNLYGSVTGSKVFLGLHIVLILMVILFTIRESRFLYRTGCKYFVEFWNLVEVALIIFCIIAVGLFFYKDYLAKVLLQRLPDKKPQVFINFLFASYCDRVYVCIVSLIVFFVTLKFLKLLQFNHHVLMISYTLKAAWYPLSMFGMVFFIILCSFVTFSNIAFGALMGEYKTYNEAIVSTVSLLLGKFSFIQYERANIVLGPIFFFGFNVVTIWIIMNIFISILNDAFSMVRANAELQNNAYEIVDFILERIRGWFKHRQRKPQPQTQVQSERKFHSKSKIIQVAEYDHKPFIENDSIRKVEYKNIHAVELKNTLCEDLLSKFDYLLNENNLDMEISETIDQIFDKDLFKKFIDCMKVAYNNNYKKAKRKKLNEVIIMDIEEEII, from the exons atgcaaaaaaatcacTCTGGATTAGTAGCAAACAACCCTTTACAAATACTTGACCAATGCTTAGAGAAG GTTAAAAGTATACTTGTATTGGatccattaaaaatttttgttgtggTTGTTGTTATGGTTCTTGTTGTAAAAAAGACTGATGATGAAACTGAAAATAGTGAAGTTGAGAAGCAAg GTAAAAGATTAGCTTTTGATGAAAACTGGCTCCACAAGccaaaagataaattaaaaattgatagtGATTGCATTACAATGCAGCCTCTTGATTATTCTACAGTAAAAAAGATGAGAGAGACAAGGCTAAAGCACAAGAAGATGCACGCTGTAGTTACAGAACTTTTTTTGCACATTATCTATGCATGCTTGGTGTTCTTTATAGGTTATTTTTCACGTAGTAGTCTCACTTTCTATCAAACTCGCAATGTTCAAGAACTTTTCAATTTGAAATTAAGATTGCCAGCAAATCCAAACATCCCATTGTTTCAAAGCAAAGTATTTAATCAG ATTCAATCCTCACAAGATTTTTGGCATTGggtagaagaattttttttacctcaAGTTTTTCCTGAACCTTGGTATAACTTGAGTGATTTTTACACCAATACAGATATGAAAGATTTTCCtggaaaactgtttttaaatgatcttaCCTCAAAAATTGTGAATGGAATACGAATTAGACAAGTCCGCATAAAGCCAA acTCTTGTACAAAAGCTGACTCAATTTCTAAGTTCATTGCTATAAACTGTTTGTCTCCATATAAAACTGCATTAGAGGAAACAAGAGATTTTGATTTGAATTGGACTATTCCAAAACATTATAACTCTACAATTAATACTTTAACAATGCCATGGAGGTATCAAACCTGGAAAGAACTTGATGGCTATCCATATACAGCTAGTTCAGACACTTACTATGGCGGAGGTTATGTCAtagaaatattttctaaatggAAAAATCAGGTTATACTTGCTCAAGCCAAAAGTCATAGGTGGATTGATAGACAAACGCGAGCTATATTAATTGAGTTTGCTTTGTTTAATGCTGCttctaaaaatttcaacatGGTTACAATGGCCTTAGAGTTTCTGGCTTCTGGTGGAGTTGTTCCTAGCTTTACTGTTCTGACGTTCAATTTGTATGGCTCAGTGACTGGATCAAaggtttttttgggtttacaTATTGTTTTAATCTTGATggttatattatttactattcgTGAATCTCGCTTTTTATATCGAACTGgttgtaaatactttgtagaGTTTTGGAATTTAGTGGAAGTTgcattgataatattttgtattattgctgtaggactttttttttataaag ATTATTTGGCCAAAGTTTTATTGCAACGGCTTCCAGATAAAAAACCACAAGTGTTTATCAACTTCCTATTTGCTTCTTACTGTGACAGGGTTTATGTCTGCATTGTTTCACTTATTGTGTTCTTCGTGACTTTAAAGTTCCTTAAACTTTTGCAGTTCAATCATCATGTTTTAATGATATCTTATACATTAAAAGCTGCTTGGTATCCTTTATCAATGTTTGGAATGGTGTTCTTTATCATTTTGTGTTCATTTGTTACTTTTTCTAATATTGCGTTTG gTGCATTAATGGGTGAGTACAAGACTTACAACGAAGCAATAGTTTCAACAGTTTCATTATTATTGggaaaattcagttttattcaATATGAACGTGCTAACATTGTTCTTggcccaatatttttttttggtttcaatGTTGTTACAATTTGGATCATAATGAACATTTTCATATCCATTTTAAATGATGCTTTTAGCATGGTTCGTGCAAATGCTGAGTTGCAAAATAATGCTTATGAGATAGTTGATTTTATATTGGAACGCATTAGag GTTGGTTTAAACATAGACAAAGAAAACCACAGCCGCAGACACAAGTTCAGTCAGAAAGAAAATTTCActcaaaaagtaaaattatacaAGTTGCGGAATATGATCATAAACCTTTCATAGAAAACGACTCTATCAGAAAAG tggaatataaaaacatacatgctgttgaattaaaaaacactttatgCGAAGATTTGTTATCAAAATTCGATTACTTATTGAATGAGAACAATCTCGATATGGAAATAAGTGAAACAATTGATCAAATATTCGataaagatttgtttaaaaagtttatcgaTTGTATGAAGGTTgcctataataataattataaaaaagccaaacgtaaaaaattgaatgaagTTATTATAATGGACATAGAggaagaaataatttaa